The Prevotella melaninogenica genome window below encodes:
- a CDS encoding glycosyltransferase family 4 protein — protein sequence MRILIVNTSEKTGGAAVAANRLKDALNNSGVKAKMLVRDKLTDDITVVSLGHEWRNQWHLLWERFCVFWNLHFSRNHLFEIDIANSGTDITKLREFKEADVIHLSWINQGMLSLNSIKKILCSGKPVVWTMHDLWPASGICHYAHGCYRYENGCGNCPLLPGRGSSNDLSSKVWKRKKAVYHHGNMWFVTCSQWLARQAKRSGLLRGISVRSIPNPIDTHIFEPQDKQKARQQLQLPEDKRLILFVSQRVTDQRKGMDYFIDAIDKMVAEHPEMKDNTGIAILGGHAEELEGKLALPVYPIGYVTDQQRICDVYNAANVFVLPSLEDNLPNTIMEAMACGVPSIGFKVGGIPEMIDHCKNGYVAAERNADDLAKGIHWVLDESDYTALSEAAVGKVLRCYSQRSVAMQYLEVYNEALAYKNFRL from the coding sequence ATGAGAATACTGATTGTAAATACCAGTGAGAAAACAGGTGGTGCTGCAGTTGCAGCCAACCGACTCAAAGATGCTCTGAATAACAGCGGAGTGAAGGCAAAGATGTTGGTACGTGATAAATTGACGGACGACATCACCGTGGTCAGTCTTGGGCACGAGTGGAGGAATCAGTGGCACCTACTATGGGAGCGTTTCTGTGTTTTCTGGAACCTTCATTTCTCTCGAAACCATCTCTTTGAGATAGATATAGCCAACTCTGGAACCGATATTACAAAGCTACGCGAGTTCAAGGAAGCTGATGTTATTCATCTTTCTTGGATTAATCAGGGTATGCTCTCATTGAATAGTATCAAAAAAATCTTATGCTCTGGTAAGCCTGTTGTATGGACTATGCACGACCTTTGGCCTGCATCTGGTATCTGCCATTATGCGCATGGTTGCTATCGTTACGAGAATGGTTGCGGAAACTGTCCGCTTCTCCCTGGTAGAGGTAGTTCGAATGATTTGTCTTCAAAGGTGTGGAAGCGTAAGAAAGCCGTCTATCATCATGGTAACATGTGGTTTGTTACTTGCAGTCAATGGCTCGCACGACAAGCAAAACGGAGTGGACTCTTACGTGGAATCAGCGTTAGAAGTATTCCAAATCCTATTGACACACACATCTTTGAGCCACAAGACAAACAAAAAGCTCGACAGCAATTACAGCTCCCAGAGGACAAGCGACTTATACTCTTCGTTTCTCAACGTGTCACTGACCAACGTAAGGGAATGGACTATTTCATTGATGCTATCGACAAAATGGTTGCCGAACATCCTGAGATGAAGGACAACACAGGCATAGCTATTCTCGGAGGACACGCTGAAGAACTCGAAGGAAAACTTGCTTTACCAGTTTATCCTATTGGTTATGTGACAGACCAACAACGAATCTGTGATGTCTATAATGCCGCTAATGTCTTTGTCCTACCATCGCTTGAAGACAACCTTCCAAATACGATTATGGAAGCAATGGCATGTGGTGTACCTTCAATAGGCTTTAAGGTTGGAGGAATACCAGAGATGATAGACCATTGTAAGAATGGCTATGTAGCGGCAGAACGTAATGCAGACGACCTTGCCAAGGGCATACACTGGGTGCTTGATGAGTCCGACTACACAGCACTTTCAGAAGCAGCTGTGGGGAAAGTACTGCGTTGTTATTCACAACGTAGCGTCGCAATGCAATATCTTGAAGTATATAATGAGGCACTCGCCTATAAGAATTTCCGATTATGA
- a CDS encoding DJ-1 family glyoxalase III — translation MAKVYEFLANGFEEVEALAPVDILRRGGVEVKMVSITGSNLVESSHGVVVKADLLFENITDFSDADLLMLPGGMPGSKNLNEHEGVRKALKEQFEKGKRVAAICAAPLVLASVGLLKGKKATIYPGMESYLGEDAEYTGALVQEDGNVTTGAGPAASFPYGYQLLSYFLPAEKVEEIKKGMIYDRLLNS, via the coding sequence ATGGCTAAGGTATATGAGTTTCTCGCTAATGGCTTTGAAGAAGTTGAGGCTTTGGCGCCTGTTGATATCCTACGACGTGGAGGCGTAGAGGTGAAGATGGTTAGTATTACAGGTAGTAATCTCGTTGAATCATCACATGGTGTAGTGGTTAAAGCCGACCTCCTTTTTGAGAACATAACCGACTTCTCGGATGCGGACTTACTGATGTTGCCTGGCGGTATGCCTGGTTCAAAAAACTTGAACGAGCACGAAGGCGTTCGTAAAGCCCTCAAAGAGCAGTTTGAAAAGGGTAAACGCGTTGCTGCTATCTGTGCTGCTCCATTGGTATTGGCATCTGTTGGCTTGTTGAAAGGTAAGAAAGCAACAATCTATCCAGGTATGGAAAGCTACTTAGGTGAGGATGCTGAATACACAGGAGCACTTGTTCAGGAAGACGGAAACGTAACAACTGGTGCCGGTCCTGCTGCTTCTTTCCCATACGGATATCAGCTTCTAAGCTATTTCTTACCTGCTGAGAAGGTGGAAGAGATAAAGAAGGGTATGATTTACGACCGTCTTCTCAATTCATAA
- a CDS encoding glycosyltransferase family 2 protein, whose protein sequence is MITFSVVTITYNAASVLQPTLDSVLMQDYPHVEHIIIDGASTDNTLEIAKAYQQLSNEAENEHVVRIQSEPDEGLYDAMNKGLQQATGDYIVFMNAGDRFPNPDTLDKVVLAAVVGDGEELPAVLFGDTDIIDEKGNFISHRRLSPSERLTWRSFRYGMLVCHQAFYARLDIARSLLYDTTYRYSADVDWCIRVMKEGERQQLLLRNIHAVVANYVREGQTTRHHKESLRERFDVMCKHYGLIQTVLLHAWFAVRSLIK, encoded by the coding sequence ATGATCACATTTTCAGTAGTCACTATAACCTATAATGCAGCTTCGGTTCTGCAACCGACACTTGACAGTGTGCTCATGCAGGACTATCCCCATGTCGAACATATCATCATTGATGGGGCTTCAACAGACAACACTTTAGAGATTGCCAAAGCCTATCAGCAGCTGTCTAACGAGGCTGAGAATGAGCATGTCGTACGTATTCAAAGCGAGCCAGACGAAGGACTTTATGACGCAATGAATAAAGGCTTACAACAGGCTACCGGCGATTATATTGTCTTTATGAATGCAGGTGACCGCTTCCCTAATCCCGATACATTAGACAAGGTGGTACTTGCTGCTGTTGTTGGAGATGGCGAGGAACTCCCTGCCGTCCTCTTTGGCGATACAGACATCATTGACGAAAAGGGCAACTTTATTAGCCACCGCAGGCTAAGTCCATCAGAACGACTCACATGGCGTTCTTTCCGTTATGGTATGTTAGTATGCCATCAAGCATTTTATGCTCGCTTAGACATCGCTCGCTCACTATTATATGATACGACTTATCGCTATTCAGCAGATGTAGATTGGTGTATACGTGTCATGAAAGAGGGCGAACGTCAGCAACTCCTTTTACGCAATATCCATGCCGTTGTAGCAAATTATGTACGAGAAGGACAAACAACCCGTCATCACAAAGAGTCGCTCCGAGAGCGTTTTGATGTGATGTGTAAGCACTATGGACTGATTCAGACAGTCCTCCTTCATGCATGGTTTGCCGTACGTAGTTTAATAAAATAG
- a CDS encoding NAD kinase — protein sequence MAEKKLSFAIFGNASKAFDSLQITEILDYLREHEADVYIEQNFYNSLQKELKKSISIAGVFEGVNFDVDYVISLGGDGTFLKAASKVGPKQIPIIGVNMGRLGFLANVAPEEIKDVLYNVFEGRYEIEERAVIQLEADGKALENCPFALNDIAILKRDNAAMISIKASVNGEFLVTYLADGLVISTPTGSTAYSLSVGGPIIVPQSGILSMTPVAPHSLNIRPIVISDEAEIKLEVKSRSHNFLAAVDGRSEKLSEGVTLTIKKAPHKVRIVKVYGQRFFSTLREKLMWGADTRQF from the coding sequence ATGGCAGAAAAGAAACTTAGTTTTGCTATCTTCGGCAATGCTTCTAAAGCTTTTGACTCGCTTCAGATAACAGAAATCTTAGACTATCTGAGGGAGCATGAAGCTGATGTATATATTGAACAGAACTTTTATAATAGCCTACAAAAAGAACTTAAGAAGTCGATTTCTATAGCGGGTGTATTCGAGGGGGTAAACTTTGATGTTGATTATGTCATTTCCTTAGGTGGCGATGGTACTTTTCTAAAGGCAGCAAGTAAGGTTGGTCCCAAGCAAATACCTATCATTGGCGTGAATATGGGACGGTTAGGTTTCCTCGCAAATGTTGCTCCGGAAGAAATTAAAGACGTACTTTATAATGTCTTTGAAGGAAGATATGAGATCGAGGAACGTGCTGTTATCCAACTTGAAGCAGATGGGAAAGCTCTCGAGAACTGTCCTTTTGCCTTGAACGATATTGCGATTTTGAAACGTGATAATGCTGCGATGATATCGATAAAGGCAAGTGTTAATGGCGAATTTTTGGTAACTTATTTGGCAGACGGACTCGTTATCAGTACGCCAACAGGCTCAACAGCTTACTCATTGTCAGTTGGTGGTCCGATTATCGTACCTCAATCAGGCATTTTAAGTATGACTCCTGTAGCACCACATAGTCTGAATATTCGTCCAATCGTTATCAGTGATGAGGCTGAGATAAAGTTGGAAGTAAAGAGCCGAAGCCACAACTTCCTTGCAGCTGTGGACGGAAGGTCAGAGAAACTCAGTGAGGGAGTAACGCTAACGATAAAGAAGGCACCGCATAAGGTGCGTATCGTGAAGGTCTATGGGCAGCGTTTCTTCTCAACACTACGTGAGAAGTTGATGTGGGGAGCTGATACACGCCAGTTTTAG
- a CDS encoding ABC transporter ATP-binding protein, with protein MLSKIKKLFQIPETRYTSKEIFRWLWNAWRGNRKQAVLNALIGILSVVVSLATVWAVQHAIDVASHVIEGSIYTAVSIMGALILCDFALSIASVWVKNLLGIKAQNRMQQRMLDRILRSEWHGKERHHSGDVLNRLEFDVANVVSFLTETIPSSVSTLAMFLGAFFYLMSMDWRLAIIIVVMIPLFVLISKVYVRQMRRLTREVRDSDSKVQSVLQETIQHRMLIKTLESDEMIVGKLEGTQHELRRKVVRRTKFSVFSNLVLNFGFAFGYLVAFTWAALRMSAHSLTFGGMTAFLQLVNKIQNPARQLTKLVPAFVSVFTAAERLMELEENPLEEQGEPIEVAGPCGIRLSHVDYRYDDAEREILKDLDFDFYPGSCTAILGETGAGKTTLVRMLLALLKPNKGSVEIYNEKESRELTPLMRTNFVYVPQGNTLLSGTIRENLLLGKVDATEEEMIAVLKKSCADFVFHLPLGLDTLCSEQGGGLSEGQAQRIAIARSLLRDRSIMIFDEATSALDPQTERDLLKNILSNHDKTVIFITHRPAVVDYCDQTLTIEKIQ; from the coding sequence ATGCTAAGCAAGATAAAGAAACTCTTTCAAATCCCTGAAACGCGTTACACAAGCAAGGAGATATTCCGCTGGTTGTGGAATGCGTGGCGTGGTAATCGTAAGCAGGCGGTGCTGAATGCTTTGATAGGTATTCTCAGCGTAGTCGTTTCTTTGGCAACTGTTTGGGCTGTTCAACATGCCATTGATGTGGCTTCTCATGTCATAGAGGGCAGTATTTATACCGCAGTGAGCATCATGGGAGCGTTGATACTCTGTGATTTCGCGTTGAGTATAGCCTCTGTATGGGTAAAGAACCTGTTAGGTATCAAGGCGCAGAACCGTATGCAACAGCGAATGCTCGACCGTATTTTGCGTTCGGAGTGGCATGGAAAAGAGCGTCATCACAGTGGTGACGTACTTAATCGATTGGAATTTGATGTTGCCAATGTGGTAAGTTTCCTCACCGAGACGATACCAAGTTCAGTCTCAACATTGGCTATGTTCCTCGGTGCTTTCTTCTATTTGATGTCGATGGACTGGCGTCTTGCCATTATCATTGTCGTTATGATTCCACTATTTGTCCTCATCAGCAAGGTGTATGTACGTCAGATGAGACGACTGACACGTGAAGTTCGCGACTCAGATTCAAAGGTTCAGAGTGTTTTGCAAGAAACGATTCAGCACAGAATGCTCATCAAGACACTTGAAAGTGATGAGATGATTGTTGGAAAGTTAGAGGGAACACAACACGAGTTGCGTCGTAAGGTAGTGCGAAGAACAAAGTTTTCTGTATTCTCAAACCTTGTTTTGAACTTTGGGTTTGCCTTTGGTTATCTTGTTGCTTTCACGTGGGCAGCCCTCCGCATGTCGGCTCATTCGCTGACTTTTGGCGGTATGACAGCCTTCTTACAGTTGGTAAATAAGATTCAAAATCCTGCTCGTCAATTAACGAAATTAGTACCTGCGTTTGTCTCAGTATTCACTGCTGCCGAGCGATTAATGGAGTTAGAGGAGAATCCTTTAGAGGAACAAGGCGAGCCGATAGAGGTGGCTGGACCTTGTGGTATTCGTTTAAGCCATGTTGACTATCGTTATGATGATGCCGAACGTGAGATATTGAAGGACCTTGACTTCGACTTTTATCCTGGCTCTTGTACGGCTATTCTTGGTGAGACAGGTGCTGGAAAGACAACGCTTGTACGTATGCTCCTTGCCTTATTGAAACCAAATAAGGGTTCTGTAGAGATTTATAACGAAAAAGAAAGCAGAGAGTTGACACCGCTCATGCGTACCAATTTCGTCTATGTCCCTCAAGGTAACACACTTCTTAGCGGTACAATCCGTGAGAACCTACTACTCGGTAAGGTCGATGCAACGGAAGAAGAGATGATTGCAGTACTTAAGAAGAGCTGTGCTGACTTTGTTTTCCATCTTCCTTTGGGACTCGATACGCTCTGTTCAGAGCAGGGAGGAGGACTCAGTGAAGGACAGGCACAACGCATTGCCATAGCTCGTTCGTTACTGCGTGACCGTAGTATCATGATATTTGATGAGGCAACGTCAGCCCTTGACCCACAGACAGAGCGCGACCTCTTGAAGAATATACTCTCCAATCACGATAAAACGGTGATTTTTATCACCCATCGTCCAGCTGTTGTTGACTATTGCGACCAGACGTTGACCATAGAAAAAATACAATAA
- a CDS encoding anaerobic sulfatase-maturation protein: MNTIVPFSHPMYIMLKPAGSLCNLRCKYCYYLEKSKLYDDNKNHVITDALLEKFIKEYIEAQTTPQVLFTWHGGETLMRPISFYRRALELQRYYARGRQIDNSIQTNGILLNDEWCRFFKENNFLVGVSIDGPQEFHDEYRRNAMGKPSFHQVMKGIDLLNKHGVEWNALAVVNDFNADYPLDFYHFFKEIGCRYIQFTPIVERIIKRTDGLTLAPGMQEGGELTDFSVTAEQWGNFLCTIFDEWVHHDVGEYYIQLFDATLANWVGVPPGICTMAKECGHAGVMEYNGDVYSCDHFVYPEHKLGNLSQHTIYEMMNSDRQKDFSKMKYRLLPQQCKECKYQFACHGECPKNRFIRDCYGNPGLNYLCKGYYQFFEHVAPYMDFMKNELENQRPPANVMNQVFGK; this comes from the coding sequence ATGAATACCATTGTTCCCTTTAGTCATCCCATGTATATCATGCTTAAGCCAGCTGGTTCGCTTTGTAACCTGCGGTGTAAGTATTGTTATTACTTGGAGAAGAGCAAGCTATATGACGATAATAAGAATCATGTTATTACCGATGCCTTACTTGAGAAATTCATCAAGGAATACATCGAGGCGCAGACAACACCACAAGTCCTCTTCACATGGCATGGCGGTGAGACACTGATGCGTCCTATCTCGTTCTATCGTCGTGCGTTGGAACTGCAGCGTTATTACGCTCGTGGTCGTCAGATAGACAATAGCATTCAGACAAATGGTATTCTACTAAACGATGAGTGGTGTCGTTTCTTCAAGGAAAACAACTTCCTTGTGGGTGTCTCTATTGACGGTCCACAAGAGTTCCATGACGAGTATCGCCGCAACGCAATGGGTAAGCCTTCCTTCCATCAGGTGATGAAAGGTATAGACTTATTGAATAAGCATGGGGTTGAGTGGAATGCACTCGCCGTTGTCAACGACTTTAATGCAGACTATCCGTTAGACTTTTATCACTTCTTTAAGGAGATTGGCTGCCGTTATATACAGTTTACACCTATCGTAGAGCGTATTATTAAGCGTACAGATGGGCTAACCTTAGCACCAGGAATGCAGGAAGGTGGCGAGCTAACCGACTTCTCTGTGACGGCTGAGCAATGGGGTAATTTCCTCTGTACTATCTTCGATGAGTGGGTACACCATGATGTAGGCGAATATTATATACAGCTCTTTGATGCCACTTTAGCGAATTGGGTTGGCGTTCCACCAGGTATTTGTACCATGGCTAAAGAGTGTGGTCATGCAGGTGTTATGGAGTATAATGGTGACGTTTATTCGTGTGATCACTTCGTTTATCCAGAACATAAACTTGGCAACTTGTCACAGCATACCATCTATGAGATGATGAATAGCGACCGACAGAAGGACTTTTCCAAGATGAAGTATAGACTTCTTCCACAACAGTGTAAGGAGTGCAAGTATCAGTTTGCTTGCCATGGAGAGTGTCCGAAGAATCGTTTTATTCGCGATTGTTACGGCAATCCTGGACTTAACTATCTCTGCAAGGGGTATTATCAGTTCTTCGAGCATGTAGCGCCTTATATGGATTTTATGAAGAACGAGCTGGAGAATCAGCGCCCACCTGCTAATGTAATGAATCAAGTGTTCGGGAAGTAA
- a CDS encoding 2-C-methyl-D-erythritol 4-phosphate cytidylyltransferase — translation MGADIPKQFLPVGGKPVLMHTISRFHAYDKDLKVILVLPKEQQTYWKELCEQYHFDEEYQLADGGASRFQSCKNGISMIPTDAIGLVGIHDGVRPFVSCETIARCFDTAQTSKAVIPVLPVTDTLRFIGDSPSGRNVQRSNYKAVQTPQVFDIQLIKKAYEQEESADFTDDASVVERLGQVVTMVEGNRENIKITTPFDLKVAEALLIHNS, via the coding sequence ATGGGAGCAGACATACCCAAACAGTTTCTTCCTGTCGGTGGGAAACCTGTCCTCATGCACACAATCAGTCGCTTTCATGCCTACGATAAGGATTTGAAAGTTATCCTCGTCCTACCGAAAGAGCAACAAACATATTGGAAGGAACTATGTGAGCAGTATCATTTCGATGAGGAGTACCAGTTAGCTGATGGTGGTGCAAGTCGCTTTCAGTCATGTAAGAATGGCATTTCGATGATTCCTACAGATGCTATTGGACTTGTTGGCATCCATGATGGGGTGCGTCCTTTCGTCTCTTGTGAGACCATTGCACGTTGTTTTGATACTGCTCAGACGTCAAAAGCGGTCATTCCTGTATTACCAGTTACTGACACTCTGCGTTTTATCGGTGACTCTCCAAGCGGAAGAAACGTACAGCGTAGCAATTATAAAGCCGTACAAACGCCACAGGTCTTTGATATCCAACTCATCAAAAAAGCATACGAACAAGAAGAAAGTGCCGATTTTACCGATGATGCGAGCGTTGTTGAACGACTCGGACAAGTGGTAACAATGGTGGAAGGAAATCGCGAGAACATTAAGATTACAACCCCATTCGACTTGAAAGTGGCAGAGGCTCTTTTAATTCACAATTCATAA
- a CDS encoding RNA polymerase sigma factor, protein MKKVSFRNDVLPLKNELFRLALRITLNRAEAEDIVQDTLIKVWNRRYEWENIDSIEAFSLTVCRNLSLDRIKKKENNNDSLEDVKVAEPLTSSNPQDRMIEEDKISLVKQIVDALPEKQRGCMQLRDFEGKSYKEIAEILEISEEQVKVNIFRARQTVKQKYLKLDNYGL, encoded by the coding sequence ATGAAAAAAGTCAGTTTCCGTAACGATGTGTTGCCGTTGAAGAATGAACTCTTCCGGCTTGCACTCCGTATCACGCTCAACAGAGCTGAGGCTGAGGACATCGTTCAGGACACACTGATAAAGGTTTGGAACCGCCGATACGAGTGGGAAAACATCGATTCTATCGAAGCATTTAGCCTCACCGTATGTCGAAACCTCTCGCTCGACCGCATCAAAAAGAAGGAAAACAACAATGATTCTTTGGAAGATGTGAAAGTTGCTGAGCCTCTCACTTCATCTAACCCTCAAGACCGAATGATTGAAGAGGACAAAATCAGTCTCGTTAAACAAATTGTAGACGCTCTTCCAGAGAAACAAAGAGGCTGCATGCAGCTAAGAGATTTTGAAGGAAAGTCATACAAAGAGATTGCTGAAATACTCGAAATCAGCGAAGAGCAAGTGAAAGTTAACATCTTTAGAGCTCGCCAAACGGTCAAACAAAAATACTTGAAATTAGACAATTATGGATTATAA